A genomic window from Bacteroidales bacterium includes:
- a CDS encoding helix-turn-helix domain-containing protein codes for MDIESFYLILTLISACVTLSFGVCFFTLSIPKTYSLRGYSMARIVMAFAYITMGLLNIIDMYIRSGIDPVMNYNLTKIITLAISLFQAFLFTYTIITLINVQFCTRRKIIRELIPIVLFCVLSFIVLSEKPTRLFNIVFYSFVVYYAFSLVRYTILFVRNYKQYKKQGANFPKQESRMLRWVVIAFFLALAIGIMAFLTLFTSQLWVLLFTLVHIPFYIYFGIQFINYGLIFQKIRSIVAPNEETEPYVRTFHQIERALVKWKNEKHFIKQGIKIDQLAAEIGTNRTYLSNYFNTYQKKTFREWINELRIQDAKILLMKYPDTPVNEIGFQMGYTDKSNFGRQFVKITGLSPQAWREQENKSLKKS; via the coding sequence ATGGATATAGAAAGCTTTTACCTTATTCTTACTCTGATATCTGCCTGCGTAACGTTAAGTTTTGGCGTTTGTTTTTTTACACTATCTATACCCAAAACATACTCTTTGCGGGGTTACAGCATGGCCAGGATTGTCATGGCATTTGCATATATCACTATGGGACTTCTCAATATTATTGATATGTATATACGTTCGGGAATAGATCCTGTAATGAATTATAACCTGACGAAAATTATCACCCTTGCGATTTCACTTTTTCAGGCTTTTCTTTTTACTTATACAATTATTACATTGATCAATGTCCAGTTTTGTACGAGGCGAAAAATCATTAGAGAATTAATTCCCATTGTCCTATTTTGTGTTTTATCTTTTATTGTATTATCTGAAAAGCCAACACGATTATTTAATATCGTATTCTATTCTTTTGTTGTGTATTATGCCTTTTCATTGGTTAGATATACCATATTGTTTGTAAGAAATTATAAACAATATAAAAAGCAGGGGGCTAATTTCCCAAAACAGGAATCGAGGATGTTACGGTGGGTGGTCATTGCTTTTTTCCTGGCCCTTGCTATTGGGATTATGGCATTTCTGACTCTTTTTACCTCCCAATTATGGGTGCTTTTGTTCACACTTGTTCATATCCCTTTTTATATTTATTTTGGGATACAGTTCATAAACTATGGTCTTATTTTTCAGAAGATCCGCTCTATTGTTGCTCCTAACGAAGAAACAGAACCTTATGTAAGAACCTTTCATCAGATTGAGAGAGCGCTTGTCAAATGGAAGAATGAGAAACATTTCATCAAACAAGGCATTAAAATAGATCAGTTAGCGGCAGAAATAGGTACCAATAGAACATACTTATCTAATTATTTTAATACTTATCAGAAAAAAACATTCAGGGAGTGGATCAATGAACTTCGCATTCAGGATGCAAAAATATTATTGATGAAATATCCGGATACGCCGGTTAATGAAATTGGATTCCAGATGGGCTATACTGATAAAAGTAATTTCGGGAGGCAATTTGTTAAAATTACAGGATTGAGTCCACAAGCTTGGAGGGAACAAGAAAACAAATCATTGAAAAAATCTTAA